A stretch of the Gracilinanus agilis isolate LMUSP501 chromosome 4, AgileGrace, whole genome shotgun sequence genome encodes the following:
- the CDC6 gene encoding cell division control protein 6 homolog, producing the protein MPSTRSQSQATINFPKKKVAKTSGKGENHGDIKSSNIPSAPKLKVLPLSPRKRLGDDNLCNTPYKLTCSPSKQSKKENGPVLPLTSKKHGLVFDSHLKINSSKRDLAVVHQDKELSTVQKGQERSRNSEPSCPLEKESVCIRLFKQEGTCYQQAKLVLNTAVPDRLPAREKEMDIIRHYLKEHICGEKSGSLYVSGAPGTGKTATLTRILQDFKEELKDTKTVMLNCMSLRTSQAVFPAIAQEICKEKVSKSSGKDLIRKLEKHMTLEKGPMILLVLDEMDQLDSKGQDVLYTLFEWPWLKNSRLVLIGVANSLDLTDRILPRLQARAKCRPQLVNFPPYTKEQITTILQDRLKQVSGDQILDNAAIQFCARKISAVSGDARKALDVCRRAVEIVESDIRSQTILKPLSESKSATSSPALIPKRVGLIHISQVISDTYGSRMALSQEGAQDSFPLQQKILVCSLLLLTRQLKAKEVTLGKLYEAYSKVCRKQQVAAVDQSECLSLSGLLESRGILGLKKSKETRLTKVSLKIEEKEMEHALKDRVLIGTILANGLF; encoded by the exons ATGCCTAGTACCAGATCCCAATCTCAGGCCACCATTAACTTTCCCAAGAAGAAAGTGGCCAAGACTTCAGGCAAAGGAGAAAATCATGGAGATATCAAATCATCGAATATACCATCTGCCCCTAAGCTTAAAGTCCTGCCTCTCAGTCCCAGGAAACGGCTAG GAGATGACAACCTATGCAACACTCCCTATAAGCTTACCTGCTCACCTTCAAAACAGAGTAAGAAGGAGAATGGTCCTGTTCTTCCACTTACTTCTAAGAAGCATGGATTAGTATTTGATAGTCACCTGAAAATTAATTCTAGTAAAAGAGACTTAGCAGTAGTTCATCAAGACAAGGAGCTCTCTACTGTTCAAAAAGGTCAAGAGAGATCAAGGAATTCTGAGCCCAGTTGCCCACTGGAAAAGGAATCTGTGTGTATTCGGCTATTCAAGCAAGAAG GCACTTGTTACCAACAAGCAAAGCTGGTCCTGAATACAGCTGTCCCAGATAGGTTGCCTGCCAGGGAGAAGGAGATGGATATCATCAGGCATTACCTAAAGGAACACATCTGTGGGGAAAAATCTGGGAGTCTTTATGTTTCTGGTGCTCCTGGAACAGGCAAAACAGCAACCCTAACCCGGATTCTGCAGGATTTCAAG GAAGAACTGAAAGACACTAAAACAGTAATGCTAAATTGCATGTCCTTAAGGACCTCCCAGGCTGTATTCCCAGCTATTGCTCAGGAGATCTGTAAGGAAAAAGTATCCAAATCATCTGGCAAGGACTTGATAAGGAAGTTGGAAAAGCATATGACTTTAGAGAAGGGCCCTATGAT CTTGTTGGTGTTGGATGAGATGGATCAGCTGGACAGCAAAGGACAGGATGTGTTGTACACACTGTTTGAATGGCCTTGGCTGAAGAATTCCCGACTGGTGTTAATTG GTGTTGCCAATTCCCTGGATCTTACGGATAGAATCCTACCCAGACTTCAAGCTAGAGCAAAGTGTAGACCACAACTTGTAAACTTCCCACCTTACACAAAAGAACAGATAACCACCATCTTACAGGACCGACTTAAGCAG GTATCTGGTGATCAGATCCTGGACAATGCTGCAATTCAGTTCTGTGCTAGAAAAATCTCTGCTGTGTCAGGAGATGCTCGCAAAGCACTAGATGTTTGCAG GAGAGCTGTTGAAATTGTAGAGTCAGATATCAGAAGCCAGACTATCCTCAAACCACTGTCTGAAA GTAAATCTGCTACGTCATCCCCTGCTCTGATTCCCAAGCGGGTTGGTCTTATTCATATATCCCAggtcatctcagacacttatggCAGCAGAATGGCTTTGAGCCAAGAAGGAGCTCAGGATTCCTTTCCTCTTCAACAGAAGATTCTGGTCTGTTCTCTCTTGCTCTTGACCAGACAACTGAAAGCCAAAGAGGTCACCCTGGGGAAG TTATATGAAGCCTATAGCAAAGTCTGTCGAAAACAGCAGGTGGCAGCAGTGGACCAGTCAGAATGTTTGTCACTTTCAGGACTTTTGGAAAGCCGGGGCATTTTAGGATTGAAAAAAAGCAAGGAAACTCGACTCACAAAG gtgTCTCTGAAGATTGAGGAAAAGGAGATGGAACATGCATTGAAGGACAGAGTCTTAATTGGGACCATCTTAGCTAATGGATTGTTTTAA